In Scatophagus argus isolate fScaArg1 chromosome 5, fScaArg1.pri, whole genome shotgun sequence, a genomic segment contains:
- the serp1 gene encoding stress-associated endoplasmic reticulum protein 1, whose product MVAKQRIRMANEKHSKNITQRGNVAKSTRNISEDKGVGPWLLALFIFVVCGSAIFQIIQSIRMGM is encoded by the exons atggTGGCCAAACAGAGGATCCGCATGGCTAACGAGAAGCACAGCAAGAACATCACTCAGCGAGGAAACGTGGCCAAGTCAACG aggaATATATCTGAGGATAAAGGTGTGGGTCCCTGGCTGCTCGCGCTCTTCATCTTCGTCGTCTGCGGATCCG CCATCTTCCAGATCATCCAGAGCATCAGGATGGGCATGtaa
- the eif2a gene encoding eukaryotic translation initiation factor 2A, whose translation MLMWHCATRLLQPLRISGTRFFLFPTHVNMAPPTPLLAVRASDGTALLSGPPTCEPHSAFHRDSRPSRCVTFSRDGTLFGWCNGHNVSVVKSSDGSIMSTFDLPKTSLLDFSPLNNILVTWQLYNKTQNSPQGEANLQLWDLRSGQLIKALYQKKVDSWCPSWSDDEKICVRSVNNELHFYENNDFNTIANKLHMQKVSDFVLSPGGQPSKVAVYVPGSKGAPSFVRLYQYPVLGGPTAALANKSFFKADKVIMQWNKKASAVLVTASTEVDKTGASYYGEQTLHYLAVNGETALVQLPKNGPIYDVVWSPNSTDFCVVYGFMPAKATVFNLKCDPVFDFGTGPRNAAYYSPQGHILVLAGFGNLRGQMEVWDVKKYKQVSKPQAPDSTHFSWCPDGEHVVTATCSPRLRVSNGYKIWHYTGSVLHKWDAPAGSELWEVLWQSFPDGSFPERAVKYQAAASELGTTQAAPTQAYRPPALRHLPATASTKLHEEEPPQNMRPGASGEKSLSKSALKNQKKREAKKAAKQEAKPEPEPPSDPAPVSNSQSEPSSGDPETDKKIKNLKKKLKAIEELKDQQASGKVLQKNQLEKIQKEDQLLKELEELQIRQ comes from the exons ATGCTGATGTGGCACTGCGCGACCCGCCTCCTGCAGCCTTTACGCATTTCCGGGAcacgtttttttctttttcctacaCACGTAAACATGGCGCCCCCCACCCCGCTGTTAGCAG TGCGAGCATCAGATGGAACGGCTCTGCTCAGCGGTCCTCCGACATGTGAGCCGCACTCGGCCTTCCACAG gGACTCTCGGCCCAGCAGGTGCGTCACCTTCAGCAGAGACGGGACGCTGTTCGGCTGGTGCAACGGACACAA tgtctctgtggtgAAGTCTTCAGACGGCTCCATCATGTCAACCTTTGACCTCCCGAAGACGTCTCTGCTGGACTTTTCTCCTCTCAACAACATTCTGGTCACCTGGCAGCTGTACAACA AGACACAGAACAGTCCTCAGGGTGAAGCTAACCTCCAGCTGTGGGACTTACGGAGCGGTCAGCTGATCAAAGCTCTGTATCAGAAGAAGGTCGACTCCTG GTGTCCCAGCTGGTCTGACGATGAGAAGATCTGTGTGAGGAGCGTCAACAATGAGCTGCACTTCTACGAGAACAACGACTTCA acaCAATCGCCAACAAGCTTCACATGCAGAAAGTGTCAGACTTCGTGTTGTCACCTGGAGGTCAACCCAGCAAG GTAGCCGTCTACGTCCCGGGCAGTAAAGGAGCTCCTTCGTTTGTGCGCCTGTATCAGTACCCGGTGCTGGGAGGACCCACCGCTGCGCTCGCCAACAAGAGCTTCTTCAAGGCCGACAAAGTCATCATGCAGTGGAACAAGAAAG cctctGCGGTTCTGGTGACGGCGAGCACTGAAGTCGATAAAACCGGAGCTTCGTACTATGGAGAGCAGACGCTACATTACCTCGCTGTCAACGGAGAGACGGCTCTGGTTCAGCTGC CGAAGAACGGTCCCATCTACGACGTGGTGTGGAGTCCGAACTCCACGGACTTCTGCGTGGTGTACGGCTTCATGCCGGCCAAAGCCACCGTCTTCAACCTGAAGTGTGACCCCGTGTTCGACTTTGGAACTGGACCACGAAACGCTGCCTACTACAG TCCTCAGGGTCACATCCTGGTTCTGGCTGGTTTTGGGAACCTGCGCGGTCAGATGGAGGTCTGGGATGTGAAGAAATACAAACAG GTGTCCAAACCTCAAGCGCCTGACAGCACACATTTCTCCTGGTGTCCTGACGGCGAGCACGTCGTCACGGCGACGTGTTCTCCACGGCTGCGCGTCAGCAACGGCTACAAGATCTGGCACTACACCGGCTCTGTGCTGCACAAATGGGACGCTCCGGCGGGTTCAGAGCTCTGGGAGGTCCTGTGGCAGTCATTTCCCGACGGCAGCTTCCCTGAACGAGCCGTCAAGTACCAGGCGGCCGCCAGCGAGCTGGGAACCACGCAGGCCGCGCCCACACAGGCATACCGCCCACCTGCACTGAGACACCTGCCGGCCACAGCCAGCACCAAACTG CATGAGGAGGAGCCTCCTCAGAACATGCGTCCTGGTGCTTCGGGGGAGAAAAGTCTCTCTAAATCAGCTCTGAAGAACCAGAAGAAACGAGAGGCCAAGAAAGCTGCTAAACAG GAGGCAAAACCTGAACCTGAGCCTCCATCTGACCCCGCCCCTGTCagcaacagccaatcagagccaaGCAGTGGCGACCCAGAGACTGACAAGAAGATAAAGAACTTAAAGAag AAACTTAAAGCCATCGAGGAGTTGAAGGATCAGCAGGCGTCTGGAAAAGTCCTGCAGAAAAACCAG CTGGAGAAGATACAGAAGGAAGatcagctgctgaaggagctggaggagctgcagatcAGACAGTAG